The following nucleotide sequence is from Saccharothrix texasensis.
GGCAGCCTCGCCGCCCGGTACGCGCCGGACGAGCTGGAGCTGTACCTGCTGGACTTCAAGGAGGGCGTGTCGTTCGCGCAGTTCGCGCCGGGCCGCAAGGACCCGACGTGGCTGCCGCACGCGCGCCTGGTCGGGGTGAACGTCAACACCGACCGCGAGTTCGGCGTGGCGCTGCTGGCGTTCCTGGCCGACGAGATGCGCCGGCGCGCGGACGCGGCCAAGCGGCACGAGGTCACCAAGCTGGAGCAGTTGCGCGAGGAGGACCCGCACGGCCACTGGCCGCGGATCGTGGCGGTGATCGACGAGTTCCAGTACCTGTTCGGCGAACGCGACCAGGTCACCGCGCAGGCCACCCAGCTGCTGGAGGACGTGGCCCGGCGGGGCCGCTCGCAGGGCATCCACCTGGTGCTGTCCAGCCAGGACGTGTCCGGCATCGAGGGGTTCTGGGGCAAGTCGGCGATCTTCGAGCAGTTCACCGTGCGCATCGCGCTGCCCAAGGCGCGCCGGGTGCTGGCCGAGCCGCAGAACGACGCCGCGGTGGAGTTGCCGCGCTGGCACGCCGTGGTCAACCACGAGTCGGGCGTGCGGCCGGGCAACGAGGTCGCGCGCATCCCCGACGCCACCGCCCGCGGCACGTTCGACGCCCTGCAGGCCGAGCTGCACCGGCTGCGCCCGGCGGACCTGACCGAGCCGATCCTGTTCGACGGCAGCAAGGTGCCCGCGCTGCGGGCGCTGCCGGACTTCCAGGCGTTGCGGCCGGTCCGCGGCGGCAGCCCCACCGTGCTGCTGGGCCAGGTGATCGACGTGGCGGGCAGCGCGGCGAAGGTGCGGTTCGCCCGCACGCCGGGCCGCAACATCGCGGTGCTCGGCTCACTGGCCGACGACGCGGCGGGCGTGCTGGGCGGCGCGGCGCTGTCGCTGGCCCGCCAGCACGAGCCGGGCGAGGCCCAGTTCACCCTCGCGTGCCTGGCCGAGGACGCCTGGCCGCACGCGCAGCGGCTGGCCAAGCGGTTGAGCGACGCGGGCCACACCGTGGAGTCGGTCGGCCTGGACGGCGTCCGGGAGCTGGTGGACAACACCGCGGCCCGGATCACCGCGAGCATGACCGGCGAGACGGGCGCGCCGCTGTCACCGCACTATCTGGTGGTTTACGCGGTGGACGCGGCGCACACCCTCTTGGAGGCGAAGGACCCGACGACCCGGGCGTCCGGGGTGGACGGCCTGCGGACCGTGCTCAAGCACGGTCCGGAGAACCGCACCCACGTGCTCGGCTGGTGGCGCGGCGCGCAACGGCTGAAGAACAGCCTGTCGCCGGGCGTCTACGACGACATCGGCGCGTGGATCGCGTTCGACATCCAGGGCAAGGAGCTGCTGTCGTTCGGACCGGAGCAGGTCATGGCGTGGTCACCGCGACCGCGGCGCGGCCTGTTCTTCGACCGGTTCGAGCACTCGCGGCCGCAGGTCGTCATCCCGTTCGACACCGGGGAGGAAACATGATCAGCCACGCCTCAGTCGTTCCCGCGCAGCGCACCAGCGGGCACGGCGCGCCGGAGGTCGAGGCGGTCTCGGCGATCGAGCGGTACCGGGAGGTCGTCGCGCTGGCCGGTGAGTCGGCGGAGCGGCTGCGCGCCGCCGACCGGGCCCGGGTGCGGCAGCTGCTGGAGCGGCTGGCCGAGTCGCAGGACCGGATGGCCGAGGTCATCGACCAGGAGAAGCTGGTCAAGCAGGTCGTCGCGGAGCACTGGGAGGCCGTGGTCGGGCTGCTCTGGGACGAGCGGTGGTTCACCATGACCACGGTGCCGCGGCCGGACGAGTCGGTGCCGCCGCGCGACCAGCGCGAGTACAACACCGCCCTGGACCTGGCGTTCCGGGCGCTGGAGGAGTCGCTGCAGAAGCGCGCGCTGTTCCGCTAGAAACCCCAGGAGACCGCGACGGTGTCGAAGTCCAGCTCGGCGCCGGCGCGGCGGTAGGTGGCCAGGGCGGCGGCGTTGTCCTTCTCGGTGCCGGTCCACACGCCGGTGCAGCCGCGTTCCCTGGCCACCCCGATCAGCCGGTCGATCAACGCGGAGGCGATCCCGCGCCGCTGGTGCGCCTCGTCCACGCCCAGCTCGTAGAGGAACATCTCCACCCCCTTGTCGGGGTGGATGGTCTCCACACCGGACACGAACCCGGCCGGCTCGTCGTCGACGTAGGCGATGAGCAGGTGGTGCCGCTCGTCGGCCAGGAAAGCGCGGGTCGCGTCCTCGCGCGGCACGTCGTCGAACAGGTGTCCCGCCGCCATCACCGCGGCCGACGACGTGATCCGCCGGATGTCCATGCGGGCGAGGGTAGCTCTTGGGTGATGATGCGGTCATGCGCGTGCTGTCCTCCCCCGCCGACGTCTCCACCGCCACCCCCGACCCCCTCGCCCGCTGGGCGGCGCAGGCCCTCCTCCCCGGCCGCGGCGGCGCGGCGTGGGCGCACGGCGACGCGGTGGCCGTGCTCGCGCCCGCGTTGTTCCGCTTCGACCGCCTGGTGCTCACCGGCCCCGCGGCCGACGTCTCGACGCTGCTGCGCGCCCACGTGCGCCCCGACGTGAGACCGGTGGTGGCGACCGCCGTCGCCGACGAGCTCGACTGGCCGGTCCACGGCACGTTCGGGTGGATGGAGCGCTCCGGCGGCCTCGACCCCGACCCCGGTGTCCGCTGGCTGTCCGAAGGGGAGGACGACGACGTCGAGGCGCTGCTGCGCAAGGCCAACCCCGACTCCTGGGTGCGGCCCCGCGAGCCGGGCCCGGTCCGCTGGGCGGGCCTGCACGTGGACGACGCGCTGGTCGCCGTCGCCGCGGACGCCTGGCCCTCGCCCGACGTCGGCTTCATCGCGGGCGTGGCCACCCACCCCGACCACCGCGGCAGGTCGTTGTCCACGAAGGTCTGCTCGTTCGTCGCGAGCGCGTTGCTCGCCGGGCACGGCACGTGCGGGCTGATGGTCGACCGGTCGAACGCGGCGGCCATCGCGGTCTACCGGCGGCTCGGTTTCGCCTACCGGAGCGTGACCGCACTGCGGGACCCAGCTCACACCTGAACGGCGGAACAGCGCCGCGCCGCCGAGCTGTTGCACGCGTTATGACGTTGCCGAGCACCGCGCGCGAGGTCCACCTCGCCTCCCGCCCCGAAGGCTTCCCCACCCCGGAGAACTTCGACCTGGTCGAAGTGCCGCTGCCGGAGATCGCCGAGGGGCGGTTACTGGTCCGCAACCTCGTGATGAGCGTGGACCCGTACATGCGCGGCCGGATGGGCCTCGGCAAGTCGTACGTGGCGCCGTACGGGATCGGCGAGGCCCTGACCGGCGGCGCGGTGGGCGAGGTCGTGGCGTCCGAGGCGCCCGGGTTCGAGGTGGGCGACACGGTGCTGCACGGCCTGGGCTGGCGCGAGTACAGCGCGGTGGACGCCGCGGAGGCGACCAAGGTCGACCCGCGGACCGCGCCCGTCGGCGCCTACCTGGGCGTGCTCGGCATGCCCGGCATGACCGCGTACGCGGGCCTGCTGGACGTCGCCTCGTTCAAGGAGGGCGACGTGGTGTTCGTCTCCGGCGCCGCGGGCGCGGTCGGCCAGGTCGCGGGCCAGGTGGCCCGGCTGCGCGGGGCCGCGCGCGTGATCGGCAGCGCGGGCAGCGACGCGAAGGTGAAGTACCTGGTGGACGAGCTGGGCTTCGACGCGGCGTTCAACTACAAGGACGGTCCCGTCGGCGAGCTGCTGCACCGGGCCGCGCCGGACGGCATCGACGTGTACTTCGACAACGTCGGCGGCGAGCACCTGGAGGCGGCGATCGACTCGGCCACCACGTTCGGCCGCATCGCCCTGTGCGGCTCGATCGCGAACTACAACACCAGCACCCCCACCGGGCCGCGCAACCTCGGCCTGGCCGTGGGCAAGCGCCTGACCCTGCGCGGGTTCCTGGTCAAGGACCACGAGCACCTGCGCGAGCAGTTCGTGCGCGAGGTCGGCGGCTGGATCGCCTCGGACGAGCTGCGCTACCAGGAGACCGTGACCGAGGGCATCGACCGGGCGCCGGCGGCGTTCATCGGCATGCTGCGCGGCGAGAACGTCGGCAAGGCCCTCGTGACCCTGTAGGACGGTCGGCGGTCGGGCGCCGCCGGCGATGCGCGACCGCCGCCGGCGTGCCCGACCCCAGCCCTGCCGGACCGTCAGCCGTGCCGGACCGTCAGCCGTGCCGGGCGAAGACCTCCCGGATCTCGCGCAGCGCGGCGGCCCGCTCGGCCTCGTCGTCGTACCACCCGGCCCGGCTCCCGACCACCGTCTCCGGGGTGAACTCCAGCCCGAACAGGTAGGCCTCGGTGCAGTACCCGAAGCCCGACTCGACCATCGGCTCCAAGCCCTCCCGCGCGCAGTGCGCCAAGAGCCCCTCGGCCTCCCGCCACTGCCCGCCGTCGAACCAGAACACCCCGCCGGCGTGGTGGATCGCGGCCCCGGTCGCCTCGTCGACGAGGTTCAGCGACTCGTAGTTCTCCGGGCGGTCGCGCACCAGGCGCACGAGGTCCTCGGGCACTCCCCGGTAGAGCGACTCCTGGACCGCGTAACCGCCCCTCCCGTACAGGTTCAGCTCCGACTCGTGGTCGAACGTCAGCAGCAGCGCGCGCCCTTCCGGCGTGAAGTACCAGACGGCCGACTGCCCGCCGGAGTCGTGCCAGGCGAACCGCTCCGCGCCGTCCACCACCACCGGCGTCACCTCGGCGATCTCGGCGACGATCGCCGCACGCCGCTTCACCTCGACCAGCTCGGTGGCGGCCAAGCCGTCCCACATGTCGACGTCCATGCGCGCAGGCTACGGACGACCACCGACAACCCCGGTCAGACGACCTCGCCGCCGGCGGCCACCACGCGCCCCTCGTGCACGACCACCGTGCGCGGCGCGCGGTCCATCACGGCCGCCGTCACCGTGTCACCGGGCACGACCACCAGCTCCGCCGGCGAGCCCTCGGTGAGCCCCAGGGCCTTCCCCATCACCGCCGCGCCGCCCCGGGTGGCGATGTCCACGCACATCTCGACCAGCTCGTCGCGCCGGAACCCGTTGCGGTAGGCCAACTGCCACGTCCGGTCCAGCATGTCGCCGTTGCCGTAGGGCGACCAGTAGTCCCGGATCCCGTCCTGCCCCAGCCCGAGCCGCACCCCCGCCCACCGCAACTGCCGCAGCGGCAGCGGTTCCCGCACACCCGGCGCGACGGTCGTCACCGCGACGTCGTGCTCGGCCAGCAGCTCCACCAGCTCCGTCCGCCGCGAGTCGTCCACGCCGGACAGCGCGAACGCGTGGCTGATCGTCACCTTCCCCCGCATGCCGAGCGCGCTCACCCGCTCGCAGATCAGCTCCACCTGGAACGCGCCCAACGTCCCGGCGTCGTGCAGGTGCACGTCCACCCCGCGCTGGTGCTTCTCCGCCAACCCGAACACGACGTCCAGGTGCCGCACCGGGTCCCGGTCGTAGCCCGCCGGGTCGAGCCCGCCGACCAGGTCCGCGCCGGCCCGCAGCGCCGCGTCCAGCAGCTCGGCGGTCCCCTTCTCGCGCAGGATGCCGCACTGCGGGAACGCCACCACCTCGACGTGCGCCCGCCCGGCGTGCGCCTCCCGGGCCGCGAGCACGCCTTCCAGCTTCTCCAGGCCCGAGTCGACGTCCACCTGCGCGTGGCTGCGCACGTGCGTCGCGCCGGACGCGATCGTCCGCCCGAGCGTGTGGGTGGCGCGTTCGGCCACGGACGCCTCGGCGGACCGCCAGTGGCGCCGGTCGTTGTCGATCAACCCGGCCAGTCCCTCGTCCGCGCTGTGCGGGCGGAACGGCAGTCCCAGCCGGGTGGAGTCGAGGTGCGCGTGGGCGTCGGTGAACGCGGGCAGCAGCACGCCGCCCCGCCCGTCGACCACCGCCACGCCGGGCGGCGGGTCGACGTCGGCGCCGAACGCCGCGACGCGCCCGTCCTCGCAGAGCACGTCGACCGGGGGCGTGCCCGGGAC
It contains:
- a CDS encoding FtsK/SpoIIIE domain-containing protein, encoding MSRRDERRRRIEGSFEEFRKAVAAALGNASREHRLLADERARDMFEVILRGDGVDRALADPLLADALANPLFEQQLARALIDRVEAFREWSERGPDQLTALVDAAGAGPASWPPEAWLGAPGAADGGEGVPELWRIGTGVVRGAPEPQRFPVAVPLLDHSHLHVSSTHESRAAAEALVEGLLLRVLSHFQPGLVHVHVWDVGQLTGALPGLYPLTRAGLLTVHDPARLHELLDELSDHIRRVHTGVLTEGHQSVRAVGGRRTEPWRVAVLFGNRQPLREEHQQQLQRVARNGLAAGIQLFIVDIPVTVNSPIETVTIAADQSATCTMTGKHVAVALDPPLPRAQVPRACAAIADQREERRNRLSTFADLLPERFWREDSSAGVLAPVGFLEGEPVHVGLGDTSPHALIGGPSGSGKTNFLYAMLGSLAARYAPDELELYLLDFKEGVSFAQFAPGRKDPTWLPHARLVGVNVNTDREFGVALLAFLADEMRRRADAAKRHEVTKLEQLREEDPHGHWPRIVAVIDEFQYLFGERDQVTAQATQLLEDVARRGRSQGIHLVLSSQDVSGIEGFWGKSAIFEQFTVRIALPKARRVLAEPQNDAAVELPRWHAVVNHESGVRPGNEVARIPDATARGTFDALQAELHRLRPADLTEPILFDGSKVPALRALPDFQALRPVRGGSPTVLLGQVIDVAGSAAKVRFARTPGRNIAVLGSLADDAAGVLGGAALSLARQHEPGEAQFTLACLAEDAWPHAQRLAKRLSDAGHTVESVGLDGVRELVDNTAARITASMTGETGAPLSPHYLVVYAVDAAHTLLEAKDPTTRASGVDGLRTVLKHGPENRTHVLGWWRGAQRLKNSLSPGVYDDIGAWIAFDIQGKELLSFGPEQVMAWSPRPRRGLFFDRFEHSRPQVVIPFDTGEET
- a CDS encoding GNAT family N-acetyltransferase, with translation MDIRRITSSAAVMAAGHLFDDVPREDATRAFLADERHHLLIAYVDDEPAGFVSGVETIHPDKGVEMFLYELGVDEAHQRRGIASALIDRLIGVARERGCTGVWTGTEKDNAAALATYRRAGAELDFDTVAVSWGF
- a CDS encoding GNAT family N-acetyltransferase → MRVLSSPADVSTATPDPLARWAAQALLPGRGGAAWAHGDAVAVLAPALFRFDRLVLTGPAADVSTLLRAHVRPDVRPVVATAVADELDWPVHGTFGWMERSGGLDPDPGVRWLSEGEDDDVEALLRKANPDSWVRPREPGPVRWAGLHVDDALVAVAADAWPSPDVGFIAGVATHPDHRGRSLSTKVCSFVASALLAGHGTCGLMVDRSNAAAIAVYRRLGFAYRSVTALRDPAHT
- a CDS encoding NADP-dependent oxidoreductase, with product MTLPSTAREVHLASRPEGFPTPENFDLVEVPLPEIAEGRLLVRNLVMSVDPYMRGRMGLGKSYVAPYGIGEALTGGAVGEVVASEAPGFEVGDTVLHGLGWREYSAVDAAEATKVDPRTAPVGAYLGVLGMPGMTAYAGLLDVASFKEGDVVFVSGAAGAVGQVAGQVARLRGAARVIGSAGSDAKVKYLVDELGFDAAFNYKDGPVGELLHRAAPDGIDVYFDNVGGEHLEAAIDSATTFGRIALCGSIANYNTSTPTGPRNLGLAVGKRLTLRGFLVKDHEHLREQFVREVGGWIASDELRYQETVTEGIDRAPAAFIGMLRGENVGKALVTL
- a CDS encoding amidohydrolase, with the protein product MTGDLLIRSVRPWPNVPGTPPVDVLCEDGRVAAFGADVDPPPGVAVVDGRGGVLLPAFTDAHAHLDSTRLGLPFRPHSADEGLAGLIDNDRRHWRSAEASVAERATHTLGRTIASGATHVRSHAQVDVDSGLEKLEGVLAAREAHAGRAHVEVVAFPQCGILREKGTAELLDAALRAGADLVGGLDPAGYDRDPVRHLDVVFGLAEKHQRGVDVHLHDAGTLGAFQVELICERVSALGMRGKVTISHAFALSGVDDSRRTELVELLAEHDVAVTTVAPGVREPLPLRQLRWAGVRLGLGQDGIRDYWSPYGNGDMLDRTWQLAYRNGFRRDELVEMCVDIATRGGAAVMGKALGLTEGSPAELVVVPGDTVTAAVMDRAPRTVVVHEGRVVAAGGEVV